The Kribbella sp. NBC_00662 nucleotide sequence GTGATGCTGCTGTGGGGAGAGAACAAGGCGTACGCCTTCGACCGCATCACCCAGGCCGACCAGTACGACCCGTTGTGGCCGGCAACGATCGTGCACGACTGCCGCAATGCCCTCATCTACGCGGACGAAGAAGCCGCACAAAAGTCAGAACGAGAAGGAGTCTCCTAGACATGGCTCGAATCAAGATGGCCTACATCGGTGGCGGATCCTCCCGAGCGGCCGGCACCATGGCGTCGTTCTTGTGGCACGGGCCGGAGTTCGCGGGCTCGGAAGTCGTGCTGATCGACAAGGATCCGGAGCGGCTGGAGATCGTCCGCCGGATCGCGGAGAAGCTCGCGGCACAGGGCGGTGACGGCATCACGGTCACCGCGACGACGGACCAGCGTGCTGGTCTGACCGACGTCGACGCCGTACTGACCAGCTTCCGTCCGGGCAACTTCGACGCGCGGGCCCTGGACGAGCGCATTCCGATCAAGCACGGCGTGATCGGCCAGGAGACGCAGGGGCCGGGCGGTTTCTTCATGGCGCTGCGCTCGATCAACGACATGCGCGGCATCACCGACGACCTGCAAGCGGTCGCCCCGAACGCAGTGATCTTCAACTACACCAACCCGGTCAACATCGTGTCGCAGGCGGTCGCGAGCTACACGCCAGTCCCGATCTACTCGATGTGCGAGGGTCCGCTCGTGTTCCCGCCCGTCGTACTGCGGGCGGCCGGGCTCGATCCGGAGCGGGCCAAGGTCACGATGGCCGGCGTCAACCACAACTGCTGGAGCTACGAGCACCTGTACGACGGCAAGGACGTCATGCCGCTCCTCGAAGCCGCATGGGAAGAGCGCAAGGACGACCCGACGCTCGACGACAACTCCAAGCGTGCGCTGCATCTGGCCGTGGTCATGCAGTCGATCCCGTCGGACTACTTCAACTACTACTACTTCCGGAACGAGGTGTTCCGAGCGCAGCAGGCCGCGCCGCGGACCCGTTCGGAAGTGATCATGAACGAGGTTCCTGGGTACTGGGAGCACTACCGCGAGCAGGCCGAGGCCAGCCACCCCGAGCTCGATCCGGCTCGGTCGCGCGGCGGAATCCACGAGCTGGAGCTGGCGATCGACGTCATGAGTGCCTACTACAACGACACGGGCGCACGCCTACCCGTCAACCTGCCGAACGCCGACGGGGCGCTACCGGGCTTCGATGCCGAGACCGTCGTCGAGGTGTACTGCAACGTGAACCGCAAGGGTTGCCACATCGAGCCACAGCAGGCGCTGCCGCTTGCTGTCCGAGGCGTCACGCGCCAGCTCGCCGACTACCAGATGCTCGCGGCGAAGGCCGCCTGGGAGGGCAATCGGGCCGACGCGATTCGCGCGCTGATCGCGAATCCGCTCGTGCCCGACCTGGCGATCGCCGAGCCGTTGTACGACGAGATGGCCGCCGCGCACTCGGCGTACCTGCCGGAGAGACTCCTGCGGTGAGAGACGTCTTCCTCGCGGTCGACGCCGGGAACACCAAGACCTGGGCTGGTCTGACCACCGCGGATGGTGACCTGATCGCCCTGGCTCGCGGCGGTGTCGGCGACATCTACGCACCAGCGGGGCCCGAGACGGCGCGAGCCGTCGTACTCAGCCTCGTCGACGAGGTGCTCCAGGCTGCAGACCTCGAGCCGTCCGAGGTCAAGCACGCGGCGTTCCGGTTGGCAGGCGTGGACTGGCCGGCGGACGAGCAGTTCTGGAGTGCGGCGCTGGAGCCGCGCTTCAACAGTCTCAGCATCAAGAACGACGGGTTCGCGCTGATTCGGTGCGGCCGGCTGGACGGGCAGGGCATCTCCGTCGTACTGGGTACGGGCGCAGCGCTCGCGGGCCGAGGGCCGGCGAAGGAGTGGGCGCTGTCGTGGTGGCTGCAGCATCCGCTCGGCGCTGCCGGTCTGGTGAGCGAGGCATTGCGGGCGGTGTACCTGGCTGAGCTCGGGATCGGTGAGTCGACGAAGCTCGCCGCCGTACTCCCGCCGTTGGTCGGTGCCTCCACGCCGGAGGAGATGCTCGAGCTCACGACGGCTCGCGGCAACGCGTTCAACTTCGCGGCTCAGGCAGCGCATGCTCCCGCCGTACTGGCGCTCATCGACGACGACCCGGTGGTGGCTGGGTTGGTCGATACGCAGGCGGAGCGGCTCGCGGAGTACATCGGCAGTCTCGCGCGGACCTGTGGACTGGTCAGACCAGTGACCGTAGTAGTCGGAGGTGGCCTGGTACCGGAACCGGACGCGCCCTTGTTCGTCGCTCTTCGCCGTAGGTGTGAGGGTGTTGATCTCCGCCACGCACAGGCGCCGGCGCTCGTCGGGGCGTTGCTCGATGCGATCGCCGAAGGTGGCGCCACGCCGACCGAAACGGTCCGGGCCCGACTGACTCAGAAGCTCAGGTGATGGGACTGTCCTGATTCTTTTGTTGGAAGAGTTGGCCGCGGCGAGCAAGGGTGGTGGGTATGGACTTCACTCATCTTGGGCGTACTGGGTTGTCGGTTAGTCGGATCGTGCTGGGGACGATGAACTTCGGTCCTCACACCGAGGTGGGGGACGCGCACGCGATCATGGACGCGGCGCATGACAAGGGCATCAACTTCTTCGACACCGCGAACGGGTACGGGCGGGCCATCTACCCGGGGCGGACCGAGGAGATCATCGGCGAGTGGTTCGCCAAGGACCCGTCGAACCGGCACAAGACCGTGCTGGCGACCAAGGTGTACGGCGACATGGGCGACGGCTGGCCGAACGAGGGCAAGCTGTCCGCGCTGAACATCCGCCGCGCGCTCGACGCGTCGCTGAAGCGGCTGCAGACCGACTACATCGACCTGTACCAGTTCCACCACGTCGACCGCGCGACGCCGTGGGACGAGATCTGGCAGGCGATCGAGGTCGCGATCCAGCAGGGCAAGATCCTGTACGCCGGATCCAGCAACTTCGCCGGCTGGCACATCGCGCAGGCGCAGGAGGCGGCCGCGCGGCGCAACTACATCGGCCTGGTCAGCGAGCAGTCGATCTACAACCTGCTCGTCCGCGACGTCGAGCGCGAGGTCCTGCCGGCCGCGCAGTACTACGGCCTCGGCGTGATCCCGTGGTCGCCGCTGCAGGGCGGTCTGCTCGGCGGCGTCGTACGCAAGGAGAACGAGGGCGTACGCCGGCTCGAGGGCCGCGCCAAGGAGACGCTGGAGCGTCTGCGCCCGCAGATCGAGCAGTACGAAGCGTTCGCCGACGAGCTCGGCCACGAGCCCGGTGAGCTCGCCCTCGCCTGGCTTCTGCACCAGCCCGCCGTCACCGGCCCGATCGTCGGCCCCCGCACGATGGAGCAGCTCAACTCCGCCGTCCGCGCGGTAGACGTCAAGCTCGACGAGAAGGCCCTCGCCCGCCTCGACGAAATCTTCCCCGGCTACAAGACCTCCCCGGAGGACTACGCCTGGTAAGACGCACCAGACAGCCGGTCGCCACCAAAGGCGGCCGGCTGTTCTATGCGTGGACCGCGGTGGTGGGGAGCATGCCGATGAGGGCGTCGGCGGCCAGGGAGGCGGCGGGGCCGGTGGGGACGGCTACTGAGACTTGCCAGGCGGAGGCTGCGCCGGGGGCCAGGGGGACGGTGACGTGGTCGCCGTGTTTGGCGGCGATGCGCTCGGGGACCAGGGCGACGCCGAGGTCGTAGGCAACGAGGGCCAGGAGCGTGTGTACGTCGTTGACCTCGATCGTCACGGGGTGAGCGACGCCGGCCGTGGTGAAGGCTCGGTCCGAGATCGCGCGAGCGCCCCAGGTCGGGTCGAAGTCGACGAACGACTCGCCGATCAGGTCGTCCAGCGTGACGCTCGACGCCTTCGCGAGGCGGTGGTCCGGCGCGCAGACGAGCACCATGCACTCGCGGGACAGCGGCCGGAGGTCGAGCCCGTCGACGGGGTCGCCGGCGGTGGCGACGAACGCGACGTCGAGCCGGCCGGAGGCGAGTTCGTCCAGCATCGGCGTGGAGCCGCCCTGGCGGACCTCGATCTCGACGGCCGGGTACGCCGAGCGGAACTTCGCGAGCAGCGCCGGTACGTCGACCACGCCGAGGCACTGCTCCAGCCCGACGGTCAGGTGCCCGCGCAGCAGCCCCTGGACCGCGGCGACCGCATCCTTGGCGGCCTCGGCGGCGGCAAGGGTACGACGTCCCTCGCACAGCAGCGCCCGCCCCGCCTCGGTGAGCTCCACGCTGCGGGTGTTCCGGACGAACAGTGACGCCCGCAGCTCACGCTCGAGCGCGCGGATCGACGCGGACAACCCCGACTGCGAGATCGACATCGCCTCGGCGGCCCGGGTGAAGTGTTTCTGCTCAGCCACCGCCACGAAGTGTTCCAAGTGCCTCAGCTCCATGACTAAGAACTGTAGTCGATCGAATCACCCCGATTCTGCGGCGCCGCATGTTGGATTACAGCGCCGCCCACCGAGGCGGATCGCCCGGCCATCATAAAAGCCTGCTGAAGCGCACCCCAGGCGCAGCCGGGCCCGTCTGCCGCGATTGCGATGGCCTGGCGGTCCACCTCTGTCGGCAGGGGCGAACACCCACCACTGACCAACCGTGCCAGGAGGCCGCAGACACGCTCGATGGCACAGTGAACAGCCCGCACTGGCAGACGTTGATCAGTGCGGCAGGTCCGCCTGCGATGGGTGCGGGAGATATCCACAGCACCAAATCAGCGGTCTCCGAGCGAGCGGATCCGAATACCTTCCCCAGCATGGAAGATCCCTTGGCGGACGAACTCCGCAACCACTGGACAGATACCGAACTCGGCCGGACCTTCGCCTTGCTCATCATCGCCAACGAGCACGCGGCCCAGGGAAGACCCGACCGAGCCGTGGCAATTTGGCAGCAGCTGATCAGCGAAGGAGGTAGAGCGGGCGACAGCGCCAGGGTGGACTATGCCGACTACCTGTTTCTGGCGAACCGGCAGAGCGAAGCTCGGAGCCAACTTGAGGCCGTTATGACCGACGGGCGGATCTACGCATCCGCGTGGCGCAGCGCGGCCGAGATGCTGGAGCGGCGTGGTGAGCTGGACGATGCCCTGCTCTGGTACGAGATCGCGGCCGACAACATGACCGCCGAAGACGTCACCAACACCCACCGGGTTCGAGCGCTGGTGACCGGTAGACGACGTGTGAAGTGGAAGCTGGGGTTGCCGCTGGATGGCATCGATCTGCTCGGGGAGCAGGGCAAGGACGAGGTACTGGATCGGGAGGCCGAGCTGCACGATCTCCTCCGCCTGCCAACGGTGAGCAACGGCCGCATCGAGGTGTGGGATCGGAGCGAGTTCGACGACGCCGTGCGGTGGCGCAAGCACCTCATCGGCGGAAACGCCGACCGCTACTGTCACATGGTCGAGCGCGAGCTGCGCGACCGCAAGCAGCGGGTCACGATCGCGACCTGGACGTACTTCGGTCTCCAGGACTGCCTGCGAGATGTCAGGACCCGTCACGACGAACTACCCGACGGGCGACGTGTCGCCTGGCCGCCGCCGCGCAACCAGCCGTGCTGGTGTGGATCGGGTGTCAAGTACAAGAAGTGCTGCGGTGGGCCGCTGCCTGCCGCAGAGCCTGTGCCCTCTCGTGCGGATCCTAGTGGGTAGGGTGTGCGGCATGGCGGATGAGGAGTTTCGGGTCGAGGTTGTGCTCAGTGACGAGGGGCACGGGTTGACGTTCTGGGACCGGTTGCGGGCGCTGGATCTGGATGACGACGCACGGAAGCGGCTCGGGAGTCAGGTGACGGTGACCCGGGACGGGAACCGGATGCTGATGTACACGCACACGCTCGAGGACGCCCAGGAGGCTGAGCGGACCGCCAAGGATCTGGTCGCCGACGACCATCTCGACGCGACGTACACGATCACGCGCTGGAACCCGGCCGAGCAGGACTGGACCGATCCGAGCGTGCCGGTCGGCCCGCACGACGCGGCCAGCGACGAGGCGAAGAACGCGGGCATGGAGGTCCCGGACCAGCGGTACGTCGTGGTCCAGGCGTACAAGCCGGAGTTCCTTCGCGACCTCGGTCTGTAAACCTCAGCGCGGGACGTAGCCGGTCTGCCGGCAGAATGCGTCGGCGGCGGCCTGGTGGGCCGCCGCCTCTCGTCAGGGCGGCCGAGGGCCCTGCAGCAGCGGGCCAGCAGGTCGTGCGCCAATTGCCGCCCGATGCCGTACTCGGCAGAATCAGCCAGCGCCTGGGTCGCCTGGGCGTGGGCGAGCTCGATCTCGCCGTCGAGGAAGTTGCACAGGGAAAGGTCGCAGTGCAGCTCGGCGAGGACGGTCGCATAGCCGGAATTCGCGGCGAGCGCCTCGCCTTCCTCGAAGTACGTCCGTGCGGTCGCGAGGTCGCCGGTGTGCAGGTGGGACTCGGCGAGCGCCTGCAGCGCGATACAGGTGTCGTAGCTGTTGTCGATCTCGCGACTGTCCCGCAGTACGTCGGTCGCGATCCGGCGCGCGTCCCCGTGACGACCTAGCCGGTTCTCGACGCCGGCCTTCGCCAGCCCCCGCTGGATCCCGTCGAGGCGATTGTCCACCAACGGCTCGGCGCGGCGCAGGTCTGCTGCCGCGAGCTCGAGTTCGCCGAGTTCCTTGTAGGCGCCGGCGCGGTTGACGACGCATGCGCGAGACGAAGGCCGCGACCGAGCCGCGTGCGGCGACGGCGCCGGCGATGCGCAGTGCGAGCGGGAGACCGGCGCACAGATCGACCAGTTCCCCGACGTCATTGGTTGCCTGAAGCATCGAGTAGACGAGGGCCGTGCCTGCTTCGGGGGTCAGGGTCGGGACACGGATCGGGATGCCGCCATCGAGCGCGGCGAGGGCGTCGAGCGGGTTCCGGCTCGTGACGAGGACGGCGCTGGTCGGCGTACCCGGGAGGAGTGGACGGACCTGGCCGCGTCCCTGGGCGTCGTCGAGGACGAGCAGGATGCTGCGCGTCGCCAGGCGCGAGCGGAAGAGTGCGGCGCGCGCATCGCCGTCGTCCGGGATCGCGTGCGAGTCGACGCCGGATGCCCGAAGCAGCTCGACGAGTACGTCGTCCGCGTGGCGCGGCTGGTCCGATGCGCCACGGAGGCGAACGAACCATTGCCCGTCCGGGAAGCGTTCGGTCAGCTCGCGCGCGACGCGAACGGCGACGGCGGTCTTGCCGACGCCGGGGGTGCCGGAAAGGGCGACGATCCGGACGCCTTCGGTTGCGGTGAGCAGGTCGACGACCTCGGTGATGAGATCGTCGCGGCCGACGAGGTTGCGGATGTCGAGCGGAAGCTGGTTCTGGTGCTGCCACTCGCCGTCGAGCGCGGACGTCAGGATCGATTGGCGGAGCGCGCGCAGCTCGTCGCTCGGGTCGAGCCCGAACTCGTCCACGAGCCGGCGCGCGAATCCGTCGTACGTCGACAACGCGTCGGCCTGGCGGCCGCAGCGGTAGAGCGCTGTCATCAGCAATGCGATCAGGCGGTCGCGCAGGGGTTCTTGTGCGCTGAGGGTTTGGAGTTGGCGGTCGGGGTCGTTCGACGGCCGGACGAAGTACTGGGAGATCGGGATCGCGCTGCTGCCGGAGTACCGCGGGCGCGGGATCGGGTGGCGGGCGCAGGCGATGCTGACGGCGTACCTGTTCGAACACACGCCGGTGCAGCGGATCCAGGCCGCGACCCATCCGGAGTACCTGGCCGAGCAGAAGTCGTTGGAGAAGGCGGGTTTCCGGCTCGAGGGCGTGATCCGCGGGTGCGAGGTCCGGGCCGGGCGGCTGCGGGACGGGTATCTCTGCAGCCGGTTGCGGGACGATCCGGCGCCGGACCTCGGCAACGGTTCGGTGACGGGACCTGCGACTGACACCGCCGGGGAACCTTCGGCGCATTAGTCTCGGCGGGTCGTTGCACGCTTACCCGGCGTGGTTCTGCGACATTGAAAAGGCTGAGAGAGGGGTCGCCCGTGTCGCGTCGTCGTGGTCTGGTCGCCGGTGCCGTCGTGTTGTCGTTCGTGCTCGCGGGGTGTTCCGACGTGGCCGCGAGCGAGACGAGCCCCTCGAATACCCCTTCGTCTACAGCCTCTTCCCCCAGCACGACCCCCAGCACGACGCCGAGCGCCACCCCGACCGTGAAGCCGACGGTCAAGCCGACCGTGACACCGAAGCCCAGGGTGAAGCAGAAGCCGGCGTACTACGCGTTGCGGGTCGAACGGCAGCTGGACAAGCTCGGGTACCCGGTCGGGGACATCGACGGTGACATCACCGCCCGCGCCAAGCAGGCGCTGTGCGCGTGGCGCGAGACGAACGGTATGCCGGTCAGCCGCGCCGGCCTGACCCTGAACGACGCGTACTCGGTGCTCAACGCAACCAAGCGCCCGACGCCGACCCGCTCCCCCGGCATCTACGTCAACAAGACCTGCCAGATCCTGTACCAGATCGTCGGAAACACCTACAAGCGGATCGTCTGGATCTCCACCGGCGCCCCCGGCTACGACACCCCGAACCGCACCGGCAAGGTCTGGCGCAAATGGGCCGGCGCACACGAAAGCAGCCTGTACGAGGACGCGTACATGTACGACTCCCTGTACTTCCTGAAGGACCGCCCCGGCATCGCGCTGCACGGCTCCCGAGTCAATTCCCTCATCAAGCCCTACCCCGCCAGCCACCGCTGCGTCCGCGTCATGCGCCCCGAAATCCACCAGATCTACGCCGACACCCCCATCGGCACCAAGGTCCAGGTCTACGGCGAGTACTAGAACCATCCAATTCCGGCTCTGACCTGCGGGTTTGTGCACACCGGTACTCATCATTGATCGACACTTGTCGCCCTCCCACGGAGCAGCGACGGAGCAGGCCGATGCCTATCGCAGCCACCTCGGCCCCGAGCCTCGAGGTCCGTTCCGCTGCCACGAACCGGAAAGCGCCTGAGTGGCAACGGTGGTAACGTCTGATCACCGCCGCAAGGGCCTTCCGACGACGGCGATATAGCCAGTACGTCCGGAGCCCGAAACCTTCCGGCGTACCGTCGGGACCGGCGACATCCGATCGCAGTGGGATGACCACCAAGACCAGCCGCCCCCGAGCCCGCGCAATTCTAGGCACGACCGGCGATCCGGTCCTGAGACTCTTTGGGGATCCAGGCCGACGATCAGTGCCGCTGTGTCCTCCACGGCCATCGCGCTCGGCGCCACGACGAAGTTCTACGGTGCAGTAAGGCCCGCACACGCCGGCAAGCCTGTCTATCTGCAGCAGTACGTCAACCGGACTTGGAAGACCATCGCAACAGTCAAGCTCAACTCGGCCGGGGCCTACGCGTTCGGCATCAAGCCCAGGACGCGCGGCACCTACGCGTACCGAACAGTCTTCACTGCAGACGCAGACCACGCCCAGACAGTCTCGGTGGCCAAGGCAGTCACCGTCCGCTGAACGTCCGGTATCCCCAACGCGCCCCGACTGAACGAGCCTCAGTCGGGGCGGCCCGGCCGTGCAGTACGACGTGTGCCCAGCCCGGCCGGCCGGAGCGCGATCGCTCGGCCGATGCCGGCGGTGGCGCCTGTGACCAGAGTCAGCGGCTCGCAGCTGTACCACTGCGTCGACCGGCGGGACCTGTCAGGTCGCCGGAAGTGCAGTCCTGGTCAGCTCCTCGGAGACTCGCCAGACCCGCTCGGCGTCCTCGGGACTGCGAAGCGGCGGGTACAGCCGCTGTTCGGCGGGTGGGCCGCCGAGGTTGCCGAGACCGCTGGGGCCGTAGAGCGCGCCGGCCTTGGCGTGGGGGTCGGTCGCAGCCATCAGGGCGGGCAGCTTGGCGGTCTCCACGGTACCGATCAGGATGCCGCGAGCCGAGAGCGCCCTGATCATACGGACCTGCGGCGTGTCACGGCTGCGCCCGAGCTCGGGACGCGCCGCCAGAAGACTGGTGGGAGCCACCCCGGGATGGGACAGATTGCTGGTAATGCCCCACCCGTGGGCCTTGCTACGGCGCTCCAACTCGACGCCGAACAGCCCGAAGGCGATCTTGGACTGGCTGTAGGCGCGCATGCCGTCGTACGAGCGCTCCCAGTTCAGGTCATCCCAGTTGATGTTGCCGCGTCGCGCCGCGACGCTGATCTGCGAAGTGACGCGGGCGAGACCGTCGCGTAGCAGCGGGAGAAGCTGACCGACGAGGGCGAAGTGGCCCAGGTGGTTGGTGCCGAACTGCAGCTCGAAACCGTCGGCCGTGGTCTGCCGGTTCGGCGGCGTCATCACTCCCGCGTTGTTGATCAGGATGTGGATCGGGTGACCCTCCTCGCGCAGTCTCTCTCCCAGCGCCGCGACCGATTCGAGCGACGACAGGTCGAGGCCGCGCAATGAGATGTTCGCGCCCGGTACGGCCCGTCTGATCTCCGCGATCGCGGACTCGCCCTTACGTGAGTTACGGACGGGCAGGATCACCTCCGCGCCGGCTG carries:
- a CDS encoding BTAD domain-containing putative transcriptional regulator; translation: MTALYRCGRQADALSTYDGFARRLVDEFGLDPSDELRALRQSILTSALDGEWQHQNQLPLDIRNLVGRDDLITEVVDLLTATEGVRIVALSGTPGVGKTAVAVRVARELTERFPDGQWFVRLRGASDQPRHADDVLVELLRASGVDSHAIPDDGDARAALFRSRLATRSILLVLDDAQGRGQVRPLLPGTPTSAVLVTSRNPLDALAALDGGIPIRVPTLTPEAGTALVYSMLQATNDVGELVDLCAGLPLALRIAGAVAARGSVAAFVSRMRRQPRRRLQGTRRTRARGSRPAPRRAVGGQSPRRDPAGAGEGRRREPARSSRGRAPDRDRRTAGQSRDRQQLRHLYRAAGARRVPPAHRRPRDRTDVLRGRRGARREFRLCDRPRRAALRPFPVQLPRRRDRARPRPGDPGAG
- a CDS encoding LysR family transcriptional regulator; translated protein: MELRHLEHFVAVAEQKHFTRAAEAMSISQSGLSASIRALERELRASLFVRNTRSVELTEAGRALLCEGRRTLAAAEAAKDAVAAVQGLLRGHLTVGLEQCLGVVDVPALLAKFRSAYPAVEIEVRQGGSTPMLDELASGRLDVAFVATAGDPVDGLDLRPLSRECMVLVCAPDHRLAKASSVTLDDLIGESFVDFDPTWGARAISDRAFTTAGVAHPVTIEVNDVHTLLALVAYDLGVALVPERIAAKHGDHVTVPLAPGAASAWQVSVAVPTGPAASLAADALIGMLPTTAVHA
- a CDS encoding SEC-C metal-binding domain-containing protein translates to MEDPLADELRNHWTDTELGRTFALLIIANEHAAQGRPDRAVAIWQQLISEGGRAGDSARVDYADYLFLANRQSEARSQLEAVMTDGRIYASAWRSAAEMLERRGELDDALLWYEIAADNMTAEDVTNTHRVRALVTGRRRVKWKLGLPLDGIDLLGEQGKDEVLDREAELHDLLRLPTVSNGRIEVWDRSEFDDAVRWRKHLIGGNADRYCHMVERELRDRKQRVTIATWTYFGLQDCLRDVRTRHDELPDGRRVAWPPPRNQPCWCGSGVKYKKCCGGPLPAAEPVPSRADPSG
- a CDS encoding glycoside hydrolase, whose translation is MARIKMAYIGGGSSRAAGTMASFLWHGPEFAGSEVVLIDKDPERLEIVRRIAEKLAAQGGDGITVTATTDQRAGLTDVDAVLTSFRPGNFDARALDERIPIKHGVIGQETQGPGGFFMALRSINDMRGITDDLQAVAPNAVIFNYTNPVNIVSQAVASYTPVPIYSMCEGPLVFPPVVLRAAGLDPERAKVTMAGVNHNCWSYEHLYDGKDVMPLLEAAWEERKDDPTLDDNSKRALHLAVVMQSIPSDYFNYYYFRNEVFRAQQAAPRTRSEVIMNEVPGYWEHYREQAEASHPELDPARSRGGIHELELAIDVMSAYYNDTGARLPVNLPNADGALPGFDAETVVEVYCNVNRKGCHIEPQQALPLAVRGVTRQLADYQMLAAKAAWEGNRADAIRALIANPLVPDLAIAEPLYDEMAAAHSAYLPERLLR
- a CDS encoding L,D-transpeptidase family protein; translated protein: MSRRRGLVAGAVVLSFVLAGCSDVAASETSPSNTPSSTASSPSTTPSTTPSATPTVKPTVKPTVTPKPRVKQKPAYYALRVERQLDKLGYPVGDIDGDITARAKQALCAWRETNGMPVSRAGLTLNDAYSVLNATKRPTPTRSPGIYVNKTCQILYQIVGNTYKRIVWISTGAPGYDTPNRTGKVWRKWAGAHESSLYEDAYMYDSLYFLKDRPGIALHGSRVNSLIKPYPASHRCVRVMRPEIHQIYADTPIGTKVQVYGEY
- a CDS encoding aldo/keto reductase; the encoded protein is MDFTHLGRTGLSVSRIVLGTMNFGPHTEVGDAHAIMDAAHDKGINFFDTANGYGRAIYPGRTEEIIGEWFAKDPSNRHKTVLATKVYGDMGDGWPNEGKLSALNIRRALDASLKRLQTDYIDLYQFHHVDRATPWDEIWQAIEVAIQQGKILYAGSSNFAGWHIAQAQEAAARRNYIGLVSEQSIYNLLVRDVEREVLPAAQYYGLGVIPWSPLQGGLLGGVVRKENEGVRRLEGRAKETLERLRPQIEQYEAFADELGHEPGELALAWLLHQPAVTGPIVGPRTMEQLNSAVRAVDVKLDEKALARLDEIFPGYKTSPEDYAW
- a CDS encoding SDR family oxidoreductase, with the protein product MRRTPTDIKIPDLSGRRAVITGASDGMGLGMAARLAAAGAEVILPVRNSRKGESAIAEIRRAVPGANISLRGLDLSSLESVAALGERLREEGHPIHILINNAGVMTPPNRQTTADGFELQFGTNHLGHFALVGQLLPLLRDGLARVTSQISVAARRGNINWDDLNWERSYDGMRAYSQSKIAFGLFGVELERRSKAHGWGITSNLSHPGVAPTSLLAARPELGRSRDTPQVRMIRALSARGILIGTVETAKLPALMAATDPHAKAGALYGPSGLGNLGGPPAEQRLYPPLRSPEDAERVWRVSEELTRTALPAT
- a CDS encoding GNAT family N-acetyltransferase, yielding MRVWSWRSGSFDGRTKYWEIGIALLPEYRGRGIGWRAQAMLTAYLFEHTPVQRIQAATHPEYLAEQKSLEKAGFRLEGVIRGCEVRAGRLRDGYLCSRLRDDPAPDLGNGSVTGPATDTAGEPSAH